TAGCGCCTGAGCAGAAGTTTTTAGAGATACTGCCAGATAATCTTTCATGATTGGCTGAATCGCTTCAGGAATGCTCATCTGACGTCCCAACATCAGACCTGCGATATCTTTTGCACGGTTGGCAATTTTATCTTGCATGCGCAACAGGTCCAGCAGATCAGTACGGGGTACTGGCAGGAACAGGCCGCGAGGCAATTGCTGACGAACATCCTTTTTCAGGGTATCGGCTTCATTTTCCAGACGCGCGATATTTTGCTGCAGGCGTTCAGCTTCTTTCCAGTCGTTGGCCATTACAGCATCAAAGAATGGAATCAGTTCAATGGCACAGGCATGCGCTTTGGCAATGTGTTCCTGCATCGGCTTGAATGGGGAGCTGGCAAACAGCTGAAAAATCGAGTTGTTAGTAACCATAATAGGGCTCTTTTTTATTCTCGCTCAGGGCAAAATTGGCGCGAGTATACGCGGCCTTTTAGTAGCTTTGTAGTAAAAATGACACGAAATAGTCACATCTGAGAAGGCTGAAACTGACAATTTTCAA
The DNA window shown above is from Aliamphritea ceti and carries:
- a CDS encoding TIGR00153 family protein, producing MVTNNSIFQLFASSPFKPMQEHIAKAHACAIELIPFFDAVMANDWKEAERLQQNIARLENEADTLKKDVRQQLPRGLFLPVPRTDLLDLLRMQDKIANRAKDIAGLMLGRQMSIPEAIQPIMKDYLAVSLKTSAQALKALNGLDELVTSGFSGHEVDVVEQMIHEIDDLEHNADEMERQARSALFTVEKELHPIDAMFMYQIINLVGDLADKAQQVGSRLQLLLAK